From Arachis stenosperma cultivar V10309 chromosome 2, arast.V10309.gnm1.PFL2, whole genome shotgun sequence, one genomic window encodes:
- the LOC130961558 gene encoding uncharacterized protein LOC130961558 encodes MSIMKNNHKDLEHIYSSWNFSKLMAFILLLITISYLCYSLRFVTNSYDCSQTHHISISHISDTTTTTTTTSTTAAATTTTHSQEEEEQEDEAIVSTKLEPFEETNISHIVFGIGASAKLWKQRKEYIKLWWKPNQMRGIVWLEEKVKTDPSDEKLLPQLKISEDTSRFNYKNPKGHRSAIRISRIVSETLRLGLKNVRWFVMGDDDTVFVTENLVKVLQKYDHNQYYYIGSNSESHLQNIYFSYNMAYGGGGFAISYPLALALEKIQDRCIQRYPGLYGSDDRIQACMAELGVPLTKERGFHQFDVYGNLFGLLAAHPVTPLVSLHHLDIVEPIFPNVSRVQALKRLKVPMQLDPAGLMQQSICYDKTRTWTISVSWGYAVQIFRGIFSAREMEMPARTFLNWYKRADYTAYPFNTRPVSRNVCQKPFVYYLSNAAYNKGANETASRYVRTQSNPACKWKMEDPTQIKIVEVYKKPDPHLWDKSPRRNCCRVRQTKKKGTLVIHVGECMEDEIVEL; translated from the exons ATGTCTATCATGAAGAACAATCACAAAGATCTAGAACACATATATTCTTCATGGAACTTCTCAAAGCTAATGGCTTTCATTCTTCTCTTGATCACAATCTCTTACCTTTGTTACTCTCTTAGATTTGTTACCAATTCATATGACTGTAGCCAAACACACCACATTTCAATTAGCCACATTTCtgacaccaccaccaccaccaccaccacttccaccacagcagcagcaacaacaacaacacactctcaagaagaagaagaacaagaagatgaagCGATTGTTTCCACAAAGTTGGAACCTTTTGAAGAAACAAATATTTCCCACATAGTGTTTGGGATTGGAGCCTCAGCAAAGCTTTGGAAGCAAAGAAAAGAGTATATAAAGCTATGGTGGAAGCCAAATCAGATGAGAGGAATAGTGTGGCTAGAAGAGAAAGTGAAAACTGATCCAAGTGATGAGAAGCTCTTGCCACAgttgaagatctctgaagacACTTCAAGGTTCAATTACAAGAATCCAAAGGGTCATAGATCAGCCATAAGGATCTCAAGGATTGTTTCAGAGACACTAAGGCTTGGATTGAAGAATGTGAGGTGGTTTGTGATGGGAGATGATGACACAGTTTTTGTCACTGAGAATTTGGTGAAAGTGTTGCAGAAATATGATCACAATCAGTATTATTACATTGGAAGTAACTCAGAGAGTCATCTGCAGAacatttatttctcttataacaTGGCTTATGGTGGTGGTGGTTTTGCAATTAGTTACCCTTTGGCTTTGGCATTGGAGAAGATTCAAGATAGGTGTATTCAGAGGTACCCTGGTTTATATGGTTCTGATGATAGGATTCAAGCTTGTATGGCTGAGCTTGGTGTTCCTCTCACCAAGGAAAGAGGCTTTCATCAG TTTGATGTGTACGGCAATCTATTTGGGCTTTTAGCAGCCCATCCTGTTACTCCACTTGTGTCCCTCCATCATTTGGACATAGTCGAGCCCATTTTTCCAAACGTGAGCCGAGTCCAAGCCCTAAAGCGGCTCAAGGTGCCCATGCAACTCGACCCGGCTGGGCTCATGCAGCAATCCATTTGCTACGACAAGACCCGGACTTGGACCATATCCGTTTCATGGGGCTATGCGGTTCAAATTTTCCGGGGCATTTTTTCGGCCCGGGAGATGGAAATGCCGGCGAGAACCTTCTTGAATTGGTACAAGCGGGCCGATTACACGGCCTATCCGTTCAACACACGGCCGGTTAGTCGGAATGTCTGCCAAAAACCATTTGTTTACTACTTGTCCAATGCAGCATACAACAAGGGTGCTAATGAGACTGCGAGCCGGTACGTTCGGACTCAGTCCAACCCGGCTTGCAAGTGGAAAATGGAGGATCCGACCCAAATCAAAATAGTTGAGGTTTATAAGAAACCCGACCCACATTTGTGGGACAAG TCTCCAAGAAGGAATTGTTGCAGGGTAAGACAAACAAAGAAGAAAGGAACTTTGGTGATTCATGTTGGTGAATGCATGGAAGATGAAATTGTTGAGTTATAG
- the LOC130961559 gene encoding stemmadenine O-acetyltransferase-like has protein sequence MKFEVEIIGREDIRPSSPTPFHLRTFKLSLLDQLIPAPYAPIILFYTSQNDTNTLLEVPKKLELLKQSLSETLTQFYPLGGKIKHELSIDCNDEGANFVVSKVKCHLSKFLSHPNLTLLHKFLPSDELVSKESNFGTYVTNIQVNVFQCGGIAIGTCISHRIIDGAALATFLKCWSERARGCKHLTQPKFIASSLFPTNSLWLRDLSMGMWSSLFRQGKCVTKRFLFTNKAISTLKVQISAKYCYDVAEDSPTRLETVSAILWKCLMAASQSRFEVQRSSFVTHLVNLRRRMDEALCPDHTMGNLVWLVSAKHFDEHGMSMDDLACKLRNTISRIDKSFVDELRSEKGISIMKDSLREICELRSRNEMEHFGFSSWCNLGFYEADFGWGKPTWVSSVASNGPVFMNLIILIDTKLRDGIDAWVTLDENDMNHLISNTEILNYATLDPSPLAKVNKSFP, from the coding sequence aTGAAATTTGAAGTAGAAATCATTGGTAGAGAAGACATTAGGCCTTCTTCTCCAACACCCTTTCACTTAAGAACCTTCAAACTCTCCCTTTTGGATCAGCTCATTCCTGCTCCATATGCTCCTATAATCTTGTTCTACACCTCACAAAATGACACAAATACCCTCCTTGAAGTCCCCAAGAAGCTAGAATTGCTGAAACAATCTTTATCTGAGACACTAACACAATTCTACCCTCTAGGTGGCAAGATCAAACATGAACTTTCCATTGATTGCAATGATGAAGGTGCTAATTTTGTAGTATCCAAAGTAAAGTGTCATCTTTCTAAGTTTCTAAGCCACCCCAATTTGACCCTTTTGCACAAGTTCCTTCCTAGTGATGAACTTGTTTCTAAAGAATCAAACTTTGGAACCTATGTCACCAACATCCAAGTGAATGTGTTTCAATGTGGTGGAATTGCCATTGGAACATGCATTTCACATAGGATCATAGATGGTGCTGCATTAGCCACATTCCTAAAGTGTTGGAGTGAAAGGGCTAGAGGCTGCAAACACTTGACACAACCAAAGTTCATAGCATCTTCTCTTTTTCCCACAAATAGTTTATGGCTTAGAGACTTATCAATGGGAATGTGGAGTTCCTTGTTCAGGCAAGGAAAGTGTGTAACAAAGAGGTTCTTGTTCACAAACAAAGCTATATCCACCCTCAAGGTTCAAATATCTGCAAAATATTGCTATGATGTAGCCGAAGATTCGCCTACGCGGTTGGAGACTGTTTCTGCAATCTTGTGGAAGTGTCTCATGGCAGCATCCCAATCGCGATTTGAAGTGCAAAGGTCTTCTTTTGTGACTCATTTGGTGAACTTGCGGCGGAGAATGGATGAAGCTCTATGTCCTGATCACACCATGGGCAACCTAGTTTGGTTAGTTTCAGCTAAGCATTTCGACGAACACGGGATGAGCATGGATGACTTGGCGTGCAAGCTAAGGAACACAATATCAAGAATCGATAAGAGTTTTGTGGACGAATTGCGAAGTGAAAAAGGGATCTCGATCATGAAAGATTCGCTTAGGGAAATATGTGAGTTAAGATCAAGGAATGAAATGGAACATTTTGGGTTTAGTAGTTGGTGCAATCTTGGATTCTATGAAGCTGATTTTGGGTGGGGAAAACCAACGTGGGTGAGTAGTGTTGCATCAAATGGTCCTGTGTTCATGAATCTCATCATTTTGATTGATACAAAGTTAAGAGATGGCATTGATGCTTGGGTTACATTGGATGAAAATGACATGAATCATTTGATTTCAAACACTGAAATCCTCAATTATGCAACTTTGGATCCAAGTCCTTTAGCCAAAGTTAATAAATCATTTCCATGA